In one window of Desulforhabdus amnigena DNA:
- a CDS encoding branched-chain amino acid ABC transporter permease — translation MEVLVQTLVSGILIGGIYALIGLGMTLIMGVMKIINLAHGQLMMVAMYVTYVLFEHFQLDPYFSLLIAMPTLFVIGALIQKYLLNPLIKVESILPENQVLMTVGIGMVLTEIVRFLFHSDYRSVKTPYSTAAIYIQGISFNVPMIVAFGIAVLLSAALFFFLLKTDLGKSVRATAQNKDAAIIMGINAEWITILTYGLGSALVAAAGTLLLPIFYLFPDIGGPFTLKAFVITMLGGMGSTVGAIVGGVVLGIAESLGATYISMALKDAVAMVIFVLVLIFLPGGLKTLTKI, via the coding sequence CTCATTGGCGGAATCTATGCCCTCATTGGACTTGGAATGACGCTGATCATGGGAGTCATGAAAATCATCAATCTAGCGCACGGTCAATTGATGATGGTTGCAATGTATGTCACCTATGTACTTTTTGAACATTTTCAACTGGATCCTTATTTTTCGCTCCTCATAGCGATGCCGACCCTTTTTGTGATCGGCGCCCTCATACAAAAATACCTCCTCAACCCCTTGATCAAGGTAGAATCCATCCTCCCGGAAAATCAGGTCCTCATGACGGTGGGAATCGGCATGGTATTGACGGAAATCGTCCGATTCCTTTTTCATTCCGATTACAGGTCCGTGAAAACACCTTACAGTACGGCGGCCATCTACATTCAAGGCATTTCTTTCAACGTTCCCATGATCGTCGCCTTCGGCATTGCCGTTTTATTGAGTGCGGCACTCTTTTTCTTTCTCCTGAAGACCGATCTCGGCAAGTCGGTGAGAGCCACCGCTCAAAACAAGGATGCCGCTATCATCATGGGAATCAATGCCGAGTGGATCACGATTCTCACCTATGGTTTGGGCTCCGCCCTCGTGGCTGCGGCAGGCACCCTGCTTCTCCCCATCTTTTATCTTTTCCCCGATATCGGAGGTCCGTTCACCCTCAAGGCTTTTGTCATCACCATGCTCGGCGGTATGGGAAGCACGGTGGGAGCCATAGTGGGAGGTGTGGTGCTGGGCATTGCAGAGTCGCTGGGGGCCACTTACATCTCCATGGCACTAAAGGATGCCGTAGCCATGGTGATCTTTGTCCTGGTTCTCATCTTCTTGCCGGGTGGTCTGAAAACTCTGACTAAAATTTAG